From a single Verrucomicrobiota bacterium genomic region:
- the pdxA gene encoding 4-hydroxythreonine-4-phosphate dehydrogenase PdxA has translation MDSTPEREVVRRDLSDQLDQDGSAMTGWIGIALGDPTGIGPEVTLKALAGLDDSDPHRYLVIGDDSLLQELNRRLGLGLKLQAYGGSQSQGRFCVHNPSARPFSEKLTPGCATAARAALAYLADGAQRCLRRELDALVTAPLNKEAVLRTGKSFIGQTEFLADVARADRTAMMLLGEDDRGRWLRVALATTHVPLRQVADQLTQPKIETAIELAARACRDLGLKRARVGVCGLNPHAGEGGKLGTEELTVIAPAVRAAQERTIDVHGPFAADTLFYQAYRGEYDAVVAMYHDQGLAPLKMVGFDRGVNWTLGLPFIRTSPDHGTAYDIAGQGQANPSSMLAAISLAKRLART, from the coding sequence ATGGATTCAACGCCTGAAAGAGAAGTCGTACGTCGTGATTTATCCGATCAGCTAGACCAGGACGGCTCGGCTATGACCGGTTGGATCGGCATCGCGCTTGGTGATCCGACTGGCATCGGCCCGGAAGTGACGCTCAAGGCGTTGGCGGGCCTTGATGATTCGGACCCCCATCGTTACCTCGTCATCGGCGATGATTCGCTGCTCCAGGAGTTGAACCGGCGCCTCGGCCTGGGTTTGAAGCTGCAAGCATACGGAGGATCGCAAAGCCAGGGACGGTTCTGCGTCCACAACCCAAGCGCCAGACCATTCTCCGAGAAGCTAACGCCCGGATGCGCGACTGCGGCGCGGGCGGCCCTGGCTTACCTGGCGGATGGAGCGCAACGCTGTTTGCGACGCGAACTCGATGCGCTGGTGACTGCGCCCTTGAACAAGGAAGCCGTCCTGCGCACCGGAAAATCTTTCATCGGCCAAACCGAGTTCCTCGCGGACGTGGCTCGCGCAGACCGCACGGCGATGATGCTGCTCGGTGAGGACGACCGCGGCCGCTGGCTTCGCGTCGCCCTCGCGACGACTCACGTGCCGTTGCGCCAGGTCGCGGACCAACTGACGCAACCGAAGATCGAGACGGCGATCGAGCTGGCGGCCAGGGCTTGCCGCGATCTGGGGTTGAAGCGCGCGCGCGTCGGAGTGTGCGGTTTGAATCCGCATGCCGGTGAAGGCGGGAAACTGGGAACGGAAGAATTGACGGTCATCGCCCCGGCGGTGCGCGCCGCTCAAGAGAGGACGATCGACGTTCACGGACCGTTCGCCGCCGACACGTTGTTTTATCAAGCTTACCGGGGCGAATACGACGCGGTCGTTGCGATGTACCACGACCAGGGCCTGGCGCCGCTGAAAATGGTCGGGTTCGATCGCGGCGTGAACTGGACGCTTGGCCTCCCCTTCATTCGCACGTCTCCTGACCACGGCACGGCTTATGACATCGCGGGCCAGGGCCAAGCCAATCCCTCCAGCATGCTCGCCGCGATCTCACTGGCGAAGCGATTGGCGCGAACGTAG
- a CDS encoding amino acid permease — MLSQLFRRKSVERILREAEQGRMGREYGGSLRRTLRARDLAAFGIAAIIGSGIFATVGQAASSGGPAVSLLFIFIAIACGFTAFCYAEFASRIPISGSAYTYAYASFGELIAWIIGWDLLLEYAIGNIAIAISWSDYFTAFLSGFGIKIPEYLTLDFLSALRAHHAVEALQANGQSLAQILAEHPELTDAYHAWTNAPVLGPFRFIADVPALVIVAAITALIYVGIKESRNASNLMVALKLGVILAVIGIGFFYINPQNWSPFMPNGLTGVLGGVAAVFWAFIGFDAISTTAEECENPQRDVPRGIFCALILCTILYALISLVLTGIVNYKELNVGDPLAFIFKERLPWLSGVIGFSAIFVIASVFLVFQLGQPRIWMSMSRDGLLPPIFSRIHPRHRTPSFSTVVTGLLVAVPALFLNLKEVIELSSIGTLFAFVLVCGGVLVLENSANPPPQPKFKTPYINGRYIVPLLYFTVIFVSLRYFTAEVWDEFLSLAPRANEAGQVQAGWTLFQQKIPMALFILLATVVTVLSFLKRLSLIPVLGLLTCFYLMTQLGITNWARFAIWLLVGLAIYFFYGRKFSKLNGNAG; from the coding sequence ATGCTCAGCCAATTGTTCCGCCGGAAGTCAGTCGAGCGCATCCTGCGGGAGGCCGAACAGGGCCGGATGGGGCGCGAATACGGCGGTTCACTCCGACGGACCCTGCGCGCCCGCGATCTGGCGGCTTTCGGGATCGCGGCGATCATCGGTTCCGGCATCTTCGCCACGGTGGGGCAGGCCGCATCGTCCGGAGGGCCCGCCGTTTCTCTGCTCTTTATTTTCATCGCGATCGCGTGCGGTTTCACGGCCTTCTGCTATGCGGAATTCGCCTCCCGAATTCCCATTTCGGGCAGCGCTTACACCTACGCCTACGCTTCGTTCGGAGAACTGATCGCGTGGATCATTGGCTGGGATCTGCTGCTCGAATATGCCATCGGCAACATCGCCATCGCCATTTCATGGTCGGATTACTTCACGGCCTTTCTTTCGGGATTTGGCATCAAGATTCCAGAATATCTGACGCTGGACTTTCTCAGCGCCTTGCGCGCGCACCACGCAGTGGAAGCGCTCCAGGCCAATGGCCAATCCCTGGCGCAGATTCTTGCCGAGCATCCCGAATTGACGGACGCTTACCACGCCTGGACCAACGCGCCAGTCCTTGGCCCCTTCCGTTTCATCGCGGACGTTCCCGCCCTCGTGATCGTCGCCGCAATTACCGCGTTGATCTACGTTGGGATCAAAGAAAGCCGCAACGCCAGCAACCTCATGGTCGCTCTCAAGCTCGGGGTCATCCTGGCGGTGATCGGGATCGGCTTCTTCTATATCAACCCTCAAAACTGGTCTCCTTTCATGCCAAACGGATTGACCGGCGTGCTGGGCGGCGTGGCGGCGGTCTTCTGGGCGTTCATTGGATTCGACGCCATTTCCACGACCGCTGAAGAGTGCGAGAACCCGCAACGCGATGTGCCCCGGGGAATTTTTTGCGCCTTGATCCTCTGTACGATTCTCTACGCGCTGATTTCCCTCGTGCTCACGGGCATCGTCAATTACAAGGAACTCAATGTCGGCGACCCGCTCGCCTTCATCTTCAAGGAACGATTGCCCTGGCTGAGCGGCGTGATCGGCTTCAGCGCGATTTTCGTGATCGCGAGCGTTTTCCTGGTTTTCCAGCTTGGCCAACCGCGCATCTGGATGAGCATGAGCCGCGACGGGCTGCTGCCTCCGATTTTTTCGCGCATCCATCCCAGGCACCGGACGCCCTCGTTTTCCACGGTGGTCACCGGCTTGCTCGTCGCCGTCCCGGCGCTCTTCCTCAATCTGAAGGAGGTGATCGAACTGAGCAGCATCGGAACTTTGTTCGCATTCGTTCTGGTCTGCGGCGGGGTTTTAGTCCTGGAAAATTCGGCGAATCCTCCGCCGCAGCCAAAATTCAAGACCCCTTACATCAACGGCCGCTATATCGTTCCTTTACTGTACTTCACGGTGATCTTCGTCAGCTTAAGGTATTTCACAGCGGAGGTCTGGGACGAATTCTTGAGCCTGGCGCCGCGAGCGAACGAAGCCGGGCAAGTGCAGGCGGGCTGGACCCTCTTCCAACAAAAAATCCCGATGGCGCTGTTCATCCTCCTGGCCACCGTCGTCACGGTGCTTTCGTTCCTGAAAAGGCTTTCGCTGATCCCAGTGCTCGGGCTCCTGACCTGTTTCTATCTCATGACTCAATTGGGAATCACGAATTGGGCGCGCTTCGCGATCTGGCTCCTGGTCGGCCTGGCGATTTATTTTTTCTACGGCCGCAAATTCAGCAAGCTCAATGGGAACGCGGGGTGA
- a CDS encoding ketopantoate hydroxymethyltransferase, with protein MLRPRKKFTVFDLRQLKGKRCLTHIHVKSPEEAAAAEQAGVDLMSCSFDTPEAQARLPRLVAAAPNSFISAATPHGLASPEEAIRVGFRALEIGASSVYCSASPFIVEAMARERIPVVGHLGMVPRHVTWTNYRAIGKTVEEARELYRRLKDLENAGAYAAELEVVPHNLARWLCSQTRMILMSLGSGTGCDTQFLFSDDILGDYDERPPRHAKAYRNFAAEHRRLQAERIAAFREYIADVKEARFPERGHLVEMDAKLLDQFVCSISAVGARKNAEKPKPDR; from the coding sequence ATGCTCCGTCCACGCAAGAAATTCACCGTCTTCGATCTCCGGCAACTCAAGGGGAAACGCTGCCTGACGCACATTCACGTGAAATCTCCGGAGGAAGCGGCGGCGGCGGAGCAGGCGGGGGTCGATCTTATGAGTTGCAGCTTCGACACGCCCGAAGCGCAGGCGCGGCTGCCGCGGCTCGTCGCGGCGGCGCCAAACAGCTTCATCTCCGCGGCGACGCCGCACGGGTTGGCGTCGCCGGAGGAAGCCATTCGGGTCGGATTTCGCGCCCTGGAGATTGGCGCCAGCTCGGTCTATTGCTCGGCCAGTCCGTTTATTGTCGAAGCCATGGCCCGGGAGCGGATTCCCGTCGTCGGCCATCTCGGGATGGTCCCACGCCACGTCACGTGGACCAACTACCGGGCGATCGGAAAGACCGTCGAGGAAGCCCGAGAACTCTATCGCCGCTTGAAGGATTTGGAAAACGCGGGCGCCTACGCCGCGGAACTCGAGGTGGTCCCGCACAACCTGGCGCGCTGGCTGTGCTCGCAAACGAGAATGATCCTCATGTCGCTCGGTTCCGGGACCGGCTGCGACACGCAGTTTCTTTTCTCCGACGACATCCTCGGCGATTACGACGAGCGCCCCCCGCGGCATGCCAAGGCCTACCGAAACTTCGCCGCGGAGCACCGCCGTTTGCAGGCGGAACGCATTGCCGCTTTCCGCGAGTACATCGCTGACGTGAAAGAAGCCCGGTTCCCCGAACGCGGTCATCTCGTGGAAATGGACGCGAAACTCCTCGATCAATTCGTCTGTTCGATCTCGGCCGTGGGCGCGAGAAAGAACGCCGAAAAGCCCAAGCCGGACCGATGA
- a CDS encoding DNA-3-methyladenine glycosylase I, which produces MKKRCAWAGDDPLYIAYHDSEWGVPSHDDRHLFEMLILEGAQAGLSWITILRKREHYRYAFAHWDAEKVARFGEKDVARLMADAGIVRNRLKIHAAIENAKAFLQVRAEFGSFDRYLWQFVGGAPIQNKRRALRDVPARTPESDAMSRELKKRGFRFVGSTICYAFMQAVGMVNDHVTSCFRHAELSPAPPLVRRRLS; this is translated from the coding sequence ATGAAAAAACGCTGCGCCTGGGCCGGGGACGATCCGCTTTACATCGCCTATCACGATTCCGAATGGGGCGTGCCGTCGCACGACGACCGTCACCTGTTCGAAATGCTCATCCTGGAAGGCGCGCAGGCCGGGCTGAGCTGGATTACCATTTTGCGCAAACGCGAGCATTACCGGTACGCCTTTGCCCATTGGGATGCAGAAAAGGTCGCGCGCTTTGGCGAGAAGGATGTCGCACGTCTCATGGCTGACGCCGGCATTGTGCGCAATCGCCTGAAAATTCACGCGGCGATCGAGAACGCGAAAGCGTTCCTGCAAGTGCGCGCGGAGTTCGGCAGCTTCGACCGTTATCTCTGGCAATTCGTGGGCGGGGCGCCGATTCAGAACAAGCGCCGGGCCTTGCGTGACGTGCCGGCGCGCACGCCTGAGTCCGACGCGATGAGCCGCGAGCTGAAAAAGCGCGGGTTCCGTTTCGTCGGTTCGACCATCTGCTATGCCTTCATGCAAGCCGTCGGCATGGTGAACGACCACGTCACGTCCTGTTTCCGTCACGCGGAGTTGAGTCCGGCGCCGCCACTAGTCCGTCGGCGGCTCTCGTAG
- a CDS encoding type II toxin-antitoxin system PemK/MazF family toxin produces MGKPVVGEVVVLPFPQTNLQTGKRRPALVVADVIGDDLILCQITSQARSDSYSVSLTASDFERGRLAVASFIRPNRLFTVEQSVILYSAAKIKETKLQEVKSRLRQPFA; encoded by the coding sequence ATGGGCAAACCTGTAGTCGGCGAAGTCGTCGTTCTGCCGTTCCCTCAAACTAATTTACAGACTGGCAAACGCCGCCCTGCTCTCGTTGTGGCTGATGTCATTGGTGATGACCTGATCCTTTGCCAGATCACAAGCCAAGCCCGCTCCGACAGCTACTCTGTTTCGCTTACTGCCTCCGATTTTGAGCGAGGCCGCCTCGCCGTGGCCAGCTTCATCCGCCCCAATCGTCTTTTCACCGTCGAGCAATCTGTGATTCTCTATTCCGCGGCAAAAATCAAAGAGACCAAGTTGCAGGAAGTGAAATCCAGACTGCGTCAACCGTTCGCATGA